One genomic segment of Clostridiisalibacter paucivorans DSM 22131 includes these proteins:
- a CDS encoding pyridoxal phosphate-dependent aminotransferase: MKNKYLSKRYVHNKSTPMADVVQLSKKYDDVINLSLGDPDFITPAPIIEAGFKDAINGHTGYADSMGDLELRNGIIKYYSNNYNMEYKNDEVMVVVGACHGMYLALEAILDHGDEVIIHEPYFTPYSMQVKLARGVPKYITTKEENYFQLDIEELEKSINKKTKAIIINSPNNPTGACLSVDNMKKIAEIVKENDLILISDEVYGSFVFDGEFIPFASLEGMKERTITLGSFSKDYAMTGWRIGYVLAEDYIINCIRDINEGVCFSAPTISQRAAIKAIELSNDVKLPMVEEYKKRVEYAYRRINDISGFSAIMPKGTFYIFVNIKETGLTSLEMSKKLLEYAHVLVIPGIAFGQGGEGYIRIACTVGIDKLQQAFDRIEHIKF; this comes from the coding sequence ATGAAAAATAAGTATTTATCTAAAAGGTATGTACACAATAAATCAACCCCCATGGCCGATGTAGTCCAATTGAGCAAAAAGTATGATGATGTGATAAATTTAAGTTTAGGAGATCCAGACTTTATAACCCCTGCCCCTATTATAGAGGCGGGGTTTAAAGATGCTATCAATGGTCATACAGGGTATGCAGATTCCATGGGGGATTTAGAATTGAGAAATGGGATAATAAAGTATTATAGCAATAATTATAATATGGAGTATAAAAATGATGAAGTGATGGTTGTTGTAGGCGCTTGTCACGGAATGTATTTGGCATTGGAAGCTATATTGGACCATGGAGATGAGGTTATTATACATGAACCCTATTTTACACCTTATAGTATGCAGGTAAAACTGGCTAGGGGAGTGCCAAAATATATAACTACTAAAGAAGAGAATTATTTTCAGTTAGATATAGAGGAATTGGAAAAGAGTATAAATAAAAAGACTAAGGCGATAATAATAAACTCTCCTAATAATCCCACTGGAGCATGTCTGAGTGTGGATAATATGAAGAAAATAGCTGAAATAGTTAAAGAAAATGATTTAATACTTATATCCGATGAAGTATATGGTTCCTTTGTATTTGATGGAGAATTTATACCCTTTGCCAGTTTAGAAGGTATGAAGGAAAGGACTATAACTTTAGGCAGCTTTTCTAAAGATTATGCAATGACAGGTTGGAGAATTGGTTATGTATTGGCAGAGGATTACATTATAAATTGTATTAGAGATATAAACGAGGGAGTGTGTTTTTCTGCACCTACAATTTCTCAAAGGGCTGCGATAAAGGCAATAGAACTTAGTAATGATGTGAAGCTACCTATGGTCGAAGAATATAAAAAGAGAGTAGAATATGCCTATAGACGCATAAATGATATTTCTGGATTTTCTGCTATAATGCCTAAGGGGACATTTTATATATTTGTAAATATTAAAGAGACAGGATTAACCTCTTTAGAGATGAGTAAAAAATTGTTAGAATATGCCCATGTGCTTGTGATACCCGGTATTGCATTTGGTCAAGGAGGAGAGGGGTATATACGTATTGCTTGTACTGTAGGTATAGATAAATTGCAACAGGCCTTTGACAGAATAGAGCACATAAAGTTTTAA